The following proteins are encoded in a genomic region of Oryza brachyantha chromosome 11, ObraRS2, whole genome shotgun sequence:
- the LOC102700564 gene encoding mRNA-capping enzyme-like, with protein sequence MTFSMDLNASPLPEEDDQPYEQQIEVDLAQEDHVESAVDTMRREREERRKKLKREHQDEGSRFHPQQIKSDYAPYNRAGRGRIKEAPHGWMNCPAFGEPIDKIIPSKVPLDETFNDSVPPGKRYSSKQVVNKQRKAGREIGLVIDLTNTTRYYSPAEWTRQGTKHVKIPCKGRDAVPDNESVNVFVYEVMMFLDRQKQSKSPKYILVHCTHGHNRTGFMIIHYLMRTQVSCVAEAINMFAKRRPPGIYKRDYIEALYSFYHEVPEHTITCPSTPEWKRSSDLDLNGEAKQDDDDENGDLAPAHNEVEDKVITNDDVLGDAVPYDQQDALRIVCYRLLEMHPVRGHAQFPGSHPVSLNSENLQLLRQRYYFATWKADGTRYMMLIMRDGCFLIDRNFCFRRVQMRFPHRNLNDGLHEMTLIDGEMIIDTVPDSGLKRRYLAYDLMALDSVSKTKLPFSERWRLLEDEIIRPRYYEKKQFESGVKSNPMYKYDMELFSVRRKDFWLLSTVTRLLKEFIPSLSHDADGLIFQGWDDPYVTRTHEGLLKWKYPSMNSVDFLFEVGGDNRQLVFLYERGKKKLMDGSRIAFPNDEDPSSISGRIVECSWNKEDGCWVCMRIRSDKSTPNDINTYRKVMRSITDNITEEKLLEEIHEITRLPMYADRIKHAQAKMAHHRRR encoded by the exons ATGACCTTCTCTATGGATTTGAACGCATCACCATTGCCTGAGGAAGATGACCAGCCTTATGAACAACAGATTGAGGTTGATTTGGCACAGGAGGATCATGTTGAGTCTGCTGTTGATACAATGCGAAGG gAGCGTGAAGAGAGGCGCAAAAAGTTAAAGAGAGAGCACCAGGATGAAGGTTCAAGATTTCATCCTCAGCAGATTAAGAGCGATTATGCTCCTTATAACAGAGCTGGTAGAGGTCGAATAAAAGAGGCACCTCATG GTTGGATGAATTGTCCTGCGTTTGGTGAGCCAATAGACAAAATCATTCCTTCCAAGGTTCCTCTTGATGAAACATTCAATGACTCGGTGCCTCCTGGGAAAAGATATTCTTCCAAACAAGTAGTTaataaacaaagaaaagcTGGTCGTGAA ATAGGTTTGGTAATTGATTTGACAAATACTACTCGATATTACTCACCTGCAGAATGGACAAGGCAAGGTACTAAGCATGTCAAG ATACCATGCAAGGGAAGAGATGCTGTACCTGATAATGAATCTGTTAATGTGTTTGTTTATGAG gtGATGATGTTTCTTGACCGACAGAAGCAATCAAAGAGTCCTAAATATATTCTTGTTCACTGTACCCATGGTCATAATCGTACTGGTTTCATGATAATCCATTACCTTATGCGAACACAAGTGTCCTGCGTCGCTGAG GCAATAAACATGTTTGCAAAAAGACGACCACCTGGTATATATAAGAGGGATTACATTGAAGCACTGTATTCATTTTACCATGAGGTCCCTGAACATACTATAACATGCCCTTCAACACCAGAATGGAAAAGGTCATCTGATCTTGATTTAAATGGTGAAGCTAAGCAAGATGACGACGATGAGAATGGTGATCTTGCACCAGCACAT AATGAGGTGGAAGATAAAGTTATCACTAATGATGATGTGCTAGGAGACGCTGTACCATATGATCAGCAAGATGCTCTGCGCATCGTATGTTACCGCTTGCTGGAAATGCACCCA GTGAGAGGGCATGCACAGTTTCCAGGATCACATCCAGTCTCTCTTAACAG TGAGAATCTGCAACTACTTAGGCAACGATACTACTTTGCTACATGGAAAGCTGATGGAACCCGATATATGATGCTTATAATGAGGGATGGTTGTTTCTTGATCGATCGGAATTTTTGCTTCAGAAGAGTTCAGATGCGCTTTCCCCATAGGAATCTTAATGAT GGTCTACATGAGATGACGTTGATTGATGGAGAAATGATTATAGACACAGTACCAGATTCAGGATTGAAGAGGAGGTATTTAGCATATGATCTGATGGCACTTGATTCTGTGTCAAAAACCAAG TTACCATTTTCTGAAAGGTGGAGGCTGCTTGAAGATGAAATAATTCGACCACgttattatgaaaaaaaacagtttgaGAGTGGCGTTAAGAGCAACCCGATGTACAAATATGATATGGAACTATTTTCG GTCAGGAGAAAGGATTTTTGGCTTCTTTCTACAGTAACGAGGCTACTTAAGGAGTTTATTCCATCACTTTCACATGATGCTGACGGTCTTATTTTTCAG GGCTGGGATGATCCATATGTAACTCGTACCCATGAAGGTCTTCTTAAGTGGAAATACCCTTCAATGAATTctgttgactttttgtttGAG GTTGGGGGCGACAATCGTCAGCTAGTTTTTCTTTATGAGAGAGGCAAAAAGAAACTTATGGATGGTTCCCGCATAGCATTTCCAA ATGATGAAGATCCATCCTCTATCTCGGGGAGGATTGTCGAATGCTCTTGGAATAAGGAAGACGGCTGTTGGGTCTGCATGCGCATTAGATCTGataaatcaactccaaatgaTATCAACACATACCGTAAG GTAATGAGGAGCATCACAGATAATATAACGGAAGAGAAGCTTCTAGAAGAGATACATGAGATCACGCGGCTTCCAATGTATGCGGATAGGATAAAGCATGCTCAGGCAAAGATGGCTCATCATCGGCGAAGATGA
- the LOC102700838 gene encoding uncharacterized protein At4g06598-like isoform X1, translating to MMANAKLPKQALLPPRSPFPTAAPSPYAGDHHGPIARPQGAAHHRHGHHHQRTSSESFIDEQPSWLDDLLNEPETPVRQHGRAGHRRSSSDSFALFDGSSAAGAYANGFEGMGGGGQAAPWGGVQEYYAKPGSFGRHQGRPWEQGMGNLVNYRQGGGPPMPAKEKVGGHHGSVSVLRDHDHGMDRRSSDESGHDQKVGAERKEGVPPKHAQSEADTKRAKQQYAQRSRVRKLQYIAELERKVQALQSEGIDVSAEMEFLSQQNIMLDLENKALKQRLESLAQEQLIKRFQQEMFEREIGRLRSLYQQQQQQKQPQPTTPLNRSNSRDLDLQFANLSLKHKDPNSGRDAVSGSLRT from the exons ATGATGGCGAACGCGAAGCTACCGAAGCaggcgctgctgccgccgcgtaGCCCGTTCCCGaccgcggcgccgtcgccgtacgCCGGGGACCACCACGGCCCGATCGCGCGGCCGCAGGGCGCCGCGCACCACAGGCACgggcaccaccaccagcgcACGTCGTCGGAGAGCTTCATCGACGAGCAGCCGTCGTGGCTCGACGACCTGCTCAACGAGCCTGAGACCCCGGTGCGGCAGCACGGCCGGGCCGGCCACCGCAGGTCGTCGAGCGACTCCTTTGCGCTGTTCGATGGCAGCTCGGCGGCTGGAGCCTATGCGAATGGTTTTGAGGGGATGGGCGGTGGTGGGCAGGCCGCGCCGTGGGGCGGAGTGCAGGAGTACTACGCGAAGCCAGGCTCGTTTGGTAGGCATCAAGGCCGGCCATGGGAGCAGGGCATGGGCAATTTGGTGAATTACAGGCAAGGTGGGGGCCCGCCGATGCCGGCAAAGGAGAAGGTTGGTGGGCATCATGGGTCAGTGAGCGTGCTGAGGGATCATGATCATGGCATGGACAGGAGGTCTTCGGATGAATCTGGGCATGATCAAAAGGTTGGGgcagagaggaaggagggcgTGCCTCCGAAGCATGCACAATCAGAGGCAGACACCAAGCGCGCTAAACA GCAATATGCTCAGAGGTCCCGTGTCCGGAAGCTCCAGTATATTGCAGAGCTTGAGAGAAAAGTTCAAGCATTGCAG TCAGAAGGGATAGATGTGTCTGCTGAAATGGAATTTCTTAgtcaacaaaatattatgcTTGACTTGGAAAATAAAGCCTTAAAGcaaaggctagaaagtctagCTCAAGAGCAATTAATTAAACGCT TTCAACAGGAGATGTTTGAGCGGGAAATTGGTCGTCTCCGATCATtgtaccagcagcagcagcaacagaagCAGCCGCAACCTACTACTCCTCTTAATCGAAGTAACAGCAGAGACCTGGATTTGCAGTTTGCAAATCTGTCTCTGAAACACAAAGACCCCAACTCAGGGCGTGATGCTGTCTCTGGGTCTCTTCGTACTTAG
- the LOC102700838 gene encoding uncharacterized protein At4g06598-like isoform X2, translating to MMANAKLPKQALLPPRSPFPTAAPSPYAGDHHGPIARPQGAAHHRHGHHHQRTSSESFIDEQPSWLDDLLNEPETPVRQHGRAGHRRSSSDSFALFDGSSAAGAYANGFEGMGGGGQAAPWGGVQEYYAKPGSFGRHQGRPWEQGMGNLVNYRQGGGPPMPAKEKVGGHHGSVSVLRDHDHGMDRRSSDESGHDQKVGAERKEGVPPKHAQSEADTKRAKQQYAQRSRVRKLQYIAELERKVQALQFNRRCLSGKLVVSDHCTSSSSNRSSRNLLLLLIEVTAETWICSLQICL from the exons ATGATGGCGAACGCGAAGCTACCGAAGCaggcgctgctgccgccgcgtaGCCCGTTCCCGaccgcggcgccgtcgccgtacgCCGGGGACCACCACGGCCCGATCGCGCGGCCGCAGGGCGCCGCGCACCACAGGCACgggcaccaccaccagcgcACGTCGTCGGAGAGCTTCATCGACGAGCAGCCGTCGTGGCTCGACGACCTGCTCAACGAGCCTGAGACCCCGGTGCGGCAGCACGGCCGGGCCGGCCACCGCAGGTCGTCGAGCGACTCCTTTGCGCTGTTCGATGGCAGCTCGGCGGCTGGAGCCTATGCGAATGGTTTTGAGGGGATGGGCGGTGGTGGGCAGGCCGCGCCGTGGGGCGGAGTGCAGGAGTACTACGCGAAGCCAGGCTCGTTTGGTAGGCATCAAGGCCGGCCATGGGAGCAGGGCATGGGCAATTTGGTGAATTACAGGCAAGGTGGGGGCCCGCCGATGCCGGCAAAGGAGAAGGTTGGTGGGCATCATGGGTCAGTGAGCGTGCTGAGGGATCATGATCATGGCATGGACAGGAGGTCTTCGGATGAATCTGGGCATGATCAAAAGGTTGGGgcagagaggaaggagggcgTGCCTCCGAAGCATGCACAATCAGAGGCAGACACCAAGCGCGCTAAACA GCAATATGCTCAGAGGTCCCGTGTCCGGAAGCTCCAGTATATTGCAGAGCTTGAGAGAAAAGTTCAAGCATTGCAG TTCAACAGGAGATGTTTGAGCGGGAAATTGGTCGTCTCCGATCATtgtaccagcagcagcagcaacagaagCAGCCGCAACCTACTACTCCTCTTAATCGAAGTAACAGCAGAGACCTGGATTTGCAGTTTGCAAATCTGTCTCTGA